A stretch of Deltaproteobacteria bacterium CG11_big_fil_rev_8_21_14_0_20_49_13 DNA encodes these proteins:
- a CDS encoding phosphoribosylamine--glycine ligase has protein sequence MKILVIGSGGREHALAWKISQSPKVEKIFCAPGNAGIAKIAGCVPIKSDDVVALTDFAKKNKIDLTVVGPELSLVAGVVDSFERNGLNVFGPTKLAAQLEGSKAYAKKFMQKYNIPTANYGVFTDSGEAKSFIKSNGLPVVIKADGLAAGKGVIVCKNEADASAAIDGMLKRSEFGESGSRIVIEEFLEGEEASFICISDGKHVIPLASSQDHKAVYDHDQGPNTGGMGAYSPAPVVTDELCEKIMKDIIEPTVHGLETEGRPFVGFLYAGLMISGGVPRVLEFNVRLGDPETQPLMLRMRSDIVDLMEAAISGRLNKMEVRWDDAVSVCVVMTARGYPNHYEKGFEIRGLDSAGELPGVVVFHAGTSLKGGKVVTDGGRVLCVTALGRDYREAVGRAYDGVGKICWDGVHYRKDIAYRALNRTM, from the coding sequence ATGAAGATACTTGTTATCGGAAGCGGCGGAAGGGAACATGCCCTTGCATGGAAGATATCCCAAAGCCCGAAGGTCGAAAAGATATTTTGCGCTCCGGGTAACGCAGGCATAGCGAAAATTGCCGGGTGCGTACCTATTAAATCAGACGATGTGGTAGCGCTCACAGATTTTGCCAAGAAGAACAAGATAGATCTGACGGTCGTCGGCCCCGAACTTTCGCTGGTTGCGGGCGTGGTCGACTCGTTCGAACGCAACGGTCTTAATGTCTTTGGCCCCACAAAACTTGCGGCCCAGCTGGAAGGCTCCAAGGCTTATGCCAAAAAGTTCATGCAGAAATATAACATTCCCACGGCGAACTACGGTGTCTTTACCGACTCCGGCGAGGCAAAGAGCTTCATAAAGTCCAACGGTCTTCCGGTAGTCATCAAGGCCGACGGCCTTGCGGCTGGGAAGGGCGTTATCGTCTGCAAGAACGAGGCCGACGCCTCGGCGGCAATAGACGGAATGCTTAAAAGAAGCGAGTTCGGTGAGTCCGGCTCAAGGATAGTTATAGAAGAGTTCTTGGAAGGCGAAGAGGCCTCTTTCATATGCATTTCGGACGGCAAGCATGTCATCCCCCTTGCATCGAGCCAGGACCACAAGGCGGTCTACGACCACGATCAGGGGCCCAATACCGGCGGCATGGGCGCATATTCACCGGCCCCCGTTGTTACCGACGAGCTTTGCGAAAAGATAATGAAGGATATAATCGAACCGACGGTACACGGCCTTGAGACCGAAGGGAGGCCCTTCGTTGGTTTCTTATACGCAGGCCTCATGATTTCAGGCGGAGTTCCCAGGGTCCTTGAGTTCAATGTAAGGCTTGGAGACCCCGAGACCCAACCTTTGATGTTGAGGATGCGTTCGGATATAGTGGACCTGATGGAAGCGGCGATATCGGGAAGATTGAACAAGATGGAAGTAAGGTGGGATGATGCGGTGAGCGTATGCGTGGTTATGACCGCGCGTGGATATCCCAACCATTATGAGAAGGGATTTGAAATTAGAGGGCTCGATAGCGCCGGAGAACTTCCCGGCGTTGTGGTATTTCACGCAGGGACATCTCTTAAGGGCGGAAAGGTCGTTACCGACGGCGGAAGGGTGCTTTGTGTAACGGCGCTAGGACGTGATTACAGGGAGGCCGTCGGCCGCGCGTATGATGGAGTAGGTAAGATATGCTGGGACGGCGTTCATTATAGGAAAGATATAGCTTACAGAGCTTTGAACCGAACGATGTAA
- the purE gene encoding 5-(carboxyamino)imidazole ribonucleotide mutase, translated as MTTNAKVAILMGSDSDLPVMEETGKILKEFGVEYDIRISSAHRTPEDTAEFSKNAAKNGIKVIIAGAGLAAHLPGVIASHTTLPVIGVPLVSAPFEGLDAILSILQMPPGVPVATVAVGKVGAKNAALLAVEMLALSDEGLQKKLADHRKKMAADVAEKNKKLCHRP; from the coding sequence ATGACAACCAATGCAAAGGTGGCGATTCTTATGGGCTCCGATTCCGATCTTCCGGTGATGGAAGAGACTGGAAAGATATTGAAGGAGTTCGGAGTTGAATATGATATAAGAATATCATCCGCCCACAGGACGCCGGAAGATACGGCGGAATTCTCGAAGAATGCCGCCAAGAACGGCATAAAGGTCATCATAGCAGGAGCCGGTCTGGCCGCACATTTGCCGGGCGTTATAGCCTCGCACACAACGCTTCCCGTGATAGGGGTCCCTCTTGTTTCGGCACCTTTTGAAGGTCTTGATGCGATCCTTTCGATCCTTCAAATGCCTCCGGGAGTTCCGGTCGCAACTGTCGCGGTAGGCAAGGTCGGCGCCAAGAATGCCGCGCTTCTGGCCGTAGAGATGCTTGCACTTTCAGACGAGGGCCTTCAGAAAAAGCTTGCCGACCACAGAAAAAAGATGGCGGCCGATGTTGCGGAGAAGAATAAAAAATTATGTCACAGACCTTAA
- a CDS encoding threonylcarbamoyl-AMP synthase, which translates to MSQTLTINPKDPEFDIVQKAAGFLRDGNVISYPTETFYGLGVDITNEKAIKKLYELKRRDYSLPIAMLVADKAMIEDYIGPVNESVTNLIKAFWPGPLTILFPAGPKISKSLTTNTGKIGIRISSHPVATAIVREFGKPITTTSANLSGYPPSLTTRHVQKYFKDKIDLIIDGGESEPSRGSTVIDVSEDTMAIIRDGAIPAEKVIKIFQQ; encoded by the coding sequence ATGTCACAGACCTTAACGATAAATCCTAAGGACCCCGAGTTTGATATCGTCCAAAAGGCGGCGGGGTTCCTGCGCGACGGAAATGTCATTTCATACCCCACCGAGACCTTTTACGGGCTTGGAGTCGACATTACCAACGAAAAGGCGATCAAGAAGCTTTACGAGCTTAAGCGCCGTGATTACAGTTTGCCCATCGCGATGCTCGTTGCCGATAAGGCGATGATTGAGGATTATATCGGCCCTGTAAACGAATCGGTAACGAACCTTATAAAGGCATTCTGGCCGGGACCTCTGACCATTCTTTTTCCGGCTGGCCCGAAGATTTCGAAATCGCTCACCACGAATACCGGCAAGATAGGGATCAGGATCTCTTCACACCCCGTTGCGACCGCGATCGTCAGAGAGTTCGGGAAACCGATAACCACAACGAGCGCAAATCTTTCCGGTTACCCCCCTTCGCTCACAACAAGGCATGTTCAGAAATATTTTAAGGATAAGATAGATCTTATAATAGATGGCGGTGAGAGCGAGCCATCACGAGGCTCAACGGTCATCGACGTTTCCGAAGATACAATGGCGATAATCCGCGATGGCGCGATACCGGCGGAAAAAGTGATAAAGATATTCCAGCAATAA
- a CDS encoding tyrosine recombinase XerC — MDELLKKYEEYLRHEQDASNHTTKNYLADLRQFQDYLEKNHPQLASGGKSTLTKIDHNIIRGYLSTLFSKNNPASIARKLASLRSFFKYWIKEGTLSSNPAKDVATPKVPKRLPKFLTVDEVSILLKGPDSDDILSLRDRCMMEVMYASGLRVSELVGLDLENVNLGEGILKVLGKGRKERIVPVGSKAQTALANYLAHREELLDKSYPTKAIFLNRQGTRITPRSVERMVQKYLKTSGIQKEVTPHVLRHSFATHMLNSGADLRGIQELLGHSSLSTTQKYTHVSVDKLMDVYEKTHPKA; from the coding sequence ATGGACGAACTACTTAAAAAGTATGAGGAATATCTGAGGCACGAGCAGGACGCTTCAAACCACACGACCAAGAATTATTTGGCCGATCTGAGGCAGTTTCAAGACTACCTCGAAAAGAACCATCCGCAACTCGCATCCGGCGGAAAATCGACCCTTACAAAGATAGATCATAATATTATAAGGGGTTATCTTTCCACCCTTTTCAGCAAGAACAATCCGGCATCCATCGCAAGAAAGCTTGCGTCGCTTAGGTCGTTCTTTAAGTACTGGATAAAAGAGGGGACCCTTTCTTCAAATCCTGCAAAGGATGTGGCAACGCCCAAGGTCCCGAAGCGCCTTCCAAAATTCTTAACGGTCGATGAGGTATCGATCCTTCTTAAAGGCCCCGACAGCGACGACATCCTTTCGCTTCGCGACAGGTGTATGATGGAGGTCATGTATGCATCGGGCCTTCGCGTCAGCGAGCTTGTCGGCCTTGATCTAGAAAACGTGAATTTGGGCGAAGGAATCCTCAAGGTCCTCGGAAAAGGTCGCAAAGAGCGCATTGTTCCGGTAGGAAGCAAGGCCCAGACGGCGCTTGCCAACTACCTTGCCCATCGCGAAGAACTTCTCGATAAATCGTATCCTACAAAGGCCATCTTCCTTAACAGGCAGGGAACTCGTATCACCCCACGCAGCGTTGAGAGAATGGTCCAGAAATATTTGAAGACCTCCGGCATTCAGAAAGAGGTCACGCCACACGTTCTGCGCCACTCGTTCGCAACCCACATGCTCAATTCCGGCGCGGATCTGAGAGGCATTCAGGAGCTTTTAGGACATTCAAGCCTTTCAACGACGCAGAAATATACACATGTAAGCGTCGATAAGCTAATGGATGTGTATGAGAAGACCCACCCGAAAGCCTGA
- a CDS encoding HslU--HslV peptidase proteolytic subunit (heat shock protein involved in degradation of misfolded proteins) yields MFHATTIIAVRRDGHVAIAGDGQVSMGNTIMKQTAKKIRTMNDNKVVAGFAGSTADAFTLFEKFDSKLSGFRGNLTRAAVELAKDWRTDKFLRRLEALLIVADKEKTFVISGNGDVIEPDDGIAAIGSGGSYAMAAARALMKHSKLSAKEIAEESISIASNICVFTNDQIVVEELS; encoded by the coding sequence ATGTTTCATGCAACTACAATAATCGCGGTTCGTAGGGATGGGCATGTCGCCATTGCAGGCGACGGGCAGGTCTCGATGGGTAACACCATAATGAAGCAGACGGCCAAAAAGATCCGCACAATGAACGACAACAAGGTGGTGGCGGGATTTGCCGGTTCCACCGCAGACGCCTTCACCCTTTTCGAGAAGTTCGATTCCAAACTTTCCGGGTTTCGAGGTAATCTGACTCGTGCGGCGGTCGAACTTGCAAAGGACTGGCGGACCGATAAGTTCCTAAGAAGATTGGAAGCGCTACTAATAGTAGCCGACAAGGAAAAGACCTTCGTCATCTCCGGCAACGGTGACGTAATAGAACCGGATGACGGCATAGCGGCGATAGGAAGCGGCGGCTCTTATGCGATGGCGGCCGCTAGGGCGCTAATGAAGCATTCAAAGCTATCTGCCAAGGAAATCGCCGAAGAATCCATCTCAATAGCATCCAATATTTGTGTCTTTACAAATGACCAGATTGTTGTAGAAGAGCTTTCCTAA
- a CDS encoding HslU--HslV peptidase ATPase subunit, whose translation MSSSSNLTPKEIVSALDRFIIGQNNAKKAVAIALRNRWRRQQVEQPLRDEITPKNIIMIGPTGVGKTEIARRLARLASAPFIKVEASKFTEVGYIGKDVESMIRELTDLSVKMVREEEQAKIKVRAQEMAEEKLLDLLLADQGPLPEGADPKQSREALRELLRAGKLDKQTIELPSQQAPKGVPMIEVLAAGPSNLDELGMNLKEMMGGIFPQHGNGRKKRKVKVSEARDILSQEESAKLIDMESVTKLATERVEQSGIVFLDEIDKIVSRESAHHGPDVSREGVQRDILPIVEGSTVMTKHGMVKTDHILFIAAGAFHVSKPSDLIPELQGRFPIRVELDPLVKEDFYRILTETDNSLVKQYIALMDTEGIKLTFTDDGLKEICEMSAYVNEQMENIGARRLHTIMEKVLDTISFDAPSMKGKKFTVDAKYVRDKLSDVVKDRDLSKYIL comes from the coding sequence ATGTCTTCATCATCGAATCTTACGCCTAAAGAAATAGTTTCCGCGCTCGACCGCTTTATAATCGGGCAGAACAATGCCAAAAAGGCCGTTGCTATAGCGCTTCGGAACAGATGGCGGCGCCAACAGGTAGAACAGCCGCTACGCGACGAAATAACCCCCAAAAACATCATCATGATAGGACCGACGGGCGTCGGTAAGACCGAGATAGCCAGAAGGCTTGCGCGTCTTGCAAGCGCCCCTTTCATTAAGGTCGAGGCCTCAAAGTTCACGGAGGTCGGTTACATCGGCAAAGATGTGGAGTCGATGATACGTGAACTTACGGACCTTTCCGTTAAGATGGTAAGAGAGGAAGAGCAGGCAAAGATAAAGGTCCGCGCACAGGAGATGGCAGAGGAGAAGCTTCTCGATCTCCTCCTTGCAGATCAGGGGCCGCTCCCCGAAGGTGCCGATCCCAAACAGTCACGCGAGGCGCTTAGAGAGCTCCTTCGCGCCGGCAAGCTCGATAAGCAGACAATTGAACTCCCTTCCCAGCAGGCCCCCAAAGGGGTGCCCATGATAGAGGTCCTTGCGGCAGGTCCCTCAAATCTCGACGAACTTGGAATGAACCTGAAAGAGATGATGGGCGGAATTTTCCCGCAGCACGGTAACGGCAGAAAGAAACGCAAAGTGAAGGTCTCCGAGGCGCGCGATATCCTTTCTCAGGAAGAATCCGCAAAATTAATAGACATGGAGAGCGTTACAAAGCTGGCAACAGAGCGCGTTGAACAGAGCGGAATAGTTTTCCTGGACGAAATTGACAAGATAGTCTCCCGCGAAAGTGCCCACCACGGTCCCGATGTTTCGCGCGAAGGCGTTCAGCGCGACATCCTTCCCATAGTGGAAGGCTCGACGGTAATGACCAAGCACGGCATGGTGAAGACCGATCATATCCTTTTTATCGCGGCCGGCGCTTTTCACGTGAGCAAGCCTTCGGACCTGATACCTGAACTTCAGGGGCGTTTTCCGATAAGGGTCGAGCTGGACCCCTTGGTCAAGGAAGATTTTTACAGGATCCTCACAGAGACCGATAATTCCCTCGTAAAGCAATATATCGCGCTCATGGATACCGAAGGGATAAAACTTACGTTCACAGATGACGGTCTTAAGGAGATATGCGAAATGTCGGCCTATGTGAACGAGCAGATGGAGAATATCGGCGCCCGAAGGCTCCACACGATAATGGAGAAGGTCCTCGATACCATCTCCTTCGATGCCCCTTCAATGAAGGGAAAGAAATTTACCGTTGACGCAAAATATGTCCGCGATAAGCTCTCGGACGTGGTCAAGGACAGGGACCTAAGCAAGTATATATTGTAA
- the argF gene encoding ornithine carbamoyltransferase, with translation MTRHFLSLLDYTQEELRELLDRAKWLKKQQKAGKEHHPLKGKTLAMVFEKSSTRTRVSFEVGMYQLGGHALNITSQASQLGRGETYFDTAQVLSRYVNGIMMRTFEQVRIDETAAASKVPVINGLTDLLHPCQIMADMLTIEEHKGDISKQKVVWIGDGNNMANTWIQAAIIFGFPLVLACPEGFEPPAMILDKVKGGGYENIKFTSDPATAVKDADVINTDTWISMGQESDEAEAKKRVFKPFQVNRALIDLARKDAIVLHCLPAHREEEITSEVMDGSHSAIFDQAENRLHVQKAIMEKLMG, from the coding sequence ATGACAAGACACTTTCTATCGCTTTTAGATTATACCCAAGAAGAGCTTCGCGAACTTTTAGACCGCGCGAAGTGGCTTAAAAAGCAGCAAAAGGCGGGTAAGGAACACCACCCGCTAAAAGGTAAGACGCTTGCGATGGTCTTCGAAAAATCCTCTACCCGTACACGCGTTTCTTTCGAAGTAGGAATGTATCAACTAGGCGGCCATGCCCTCAATATCACCTCGCAGGCGAGCCAATTGGGAAGGGGCGAGACCTATTTCGATACCGCGCAGGTCCTTTCGCGCTACGTCAACGGCATCATGATGCGAACGTTCGAACAGGTCCGTATCGATGAAACGGCCGCCGCTTCAAAGGTCCCAGTTATAAACGGTCTTACAGATCTCTTGCATCCGTGCCAGATAATGGCCGATATGCTTACTATCGAAGAACACAAAGGAGATATCAGCAAACAAAAAGTTGTATGGATAGGCGACGGGAACAACATGGCAAACACCTGGATACAGGCGGCCATCATCTTTGGTTTCCCGCTGGTGCTTGCGTGTCCCGAGGGTTTTGAACCGCCAGCAATGATACTCGACAAGGTGAAGGGCGGAGGTTACGAGAACATCAAATTCACATCCGACCCCGCTACGGCGGTAAAAGATGCCGATGTTATAAATACTGACACATGGATATCGATGGGGCAGGAGTCGGACGAGGCAGAGGCAAAGAAGCGCGTGTTCAAACCCTTCCAGGTGAACAGGGCGTTAATCGATCTTGCCAGGAAAGACGCGATAGTTTTACATTGTCTGCCGGCGCACCGCGAAGAAGAGATAACATCTGAAGTTATGGATGGATCTCATTCCGCGATATTCGATCAGGCCGAAAACAGATTGCACGTTCAGAAGGCTATAATGGAAAAGTTGATGGGCTAG